The nucleotide window AAAATTGCTGCAGGTGCAGATGCAATTGTTCTTGATGTTAAAACAGGTGACGGCGCCTTTATGAAAACGGTAGAAGATTCAGTTAAACTGGCTGAAGCTATGGTGAAAATCGGAAATAACGTTGGCCGTAAAACAATGGCGATTATTTCGGATATGAGCCAGCCTTTAGGCTATGCAATCGGAAATGCTCTTGAAGTTCAGGAAGCGATCGATACATTAAAAGGAAAAGGTCCGGCTGATCTAAATGAACTTTGCTATACATTGGGATCTCAAATGGTTGTTGTTGGCGGTAAAGCAAAAACAATCGAAGAAGCTCGAAAAATGCTGGAGGAAGTTGTAGCGAACGGGGCAGCATTGGAAGTACTGAAAAAATTCATCGCAGCACAAGGCGGGGATGCTTCAGTCGTGGATGATCCATCCCGTTTACCTCAGGCGAAATTCAAATTTGATGTACCTGCTAAACAGGCAGGCTATGTCTCAAAAATTGAAGCCGATGATATCGGAACAGCTGCAATGCTTCTTGGTGCGGGCCGTGCAACGAAGGAATCTGAAATTGACTTGGCAGTAGGCCTTGTCCTTCATAAAAAAGTAGGCGATCAAGTCGAAGCAGGCGAATCGCTTATGACGATCCATGCCAATACAGAAAATGTCGATGCAGTATTAGAAAAGATTTATGCACATGTATACATTTCTGCAGAAAAAGTCGAAGCACCAAAATTAATCGAAGCAATTATTACACAATAATAAAAAGCAAGAATCTTTCGCAGTCCGGAATGGATTGCGAAAGATTTTTTTGTGCTTTAAATATTTTACAAATATGATAAACTAAGAAGTATATTACTGCTTAAAGTAATAAAAATTCTGTTTTATGAATATTTATAAGAAGAAGGGATACTATGAAAGTTAAGTGGTCTGGAAGATTTGAAGGCTATTCATTCGCCGATTTCAAGAAGGATTTATTATCCGGGACGATTGTCGGGATTATTGCTGTACCATTGGCGATGAGTTTTGCCATTGCCTCCGGGGTCAAACCAGAGTACGGGATTTACACAGCAATTATTGCAGGTATTTTAATTTCCTTACTAGGAGGTTCAA belongs to Solibacillus sp. FSL W7-1436 and includes:
- a CDS encoding pyrimidine-nucleoside phosphorylase, with protein sequence MRMVDIIEKKRNGEELTTAEIRFFVEGYTDGTIPDYQASALCMAIYFQDMTDRERADLTMAMVESGDQIDLSSIAGVKVDKHSTGGVGDTTTLPLAAMVAAVGVPVAKMSGRGLGHTGGTIDKLEAIEGFHVELTSEEFSKQVNEIGMAVIGQSGNLTPADKKLYALRDVTGTVSSIPLIAGSIMSKKIAAGADAIVLDVKTGDGAFMKTVEDSVKLAEAMVKIGNNVGRKTMAIISDMSQPLGYAIGNALEVQEAIDTLKGKGPADLNELCYTLGSQMVVVGGKAKTIEEARKMLEEVVANGAALEVLKKFIAAQGGDASVVDDPSRLPQAKFKFDVPAKQAGYVSKIEADDIGTAAMLLGAGRATKESEIDLAVGLVLHKKVGDQVEAGESLMTIHANTENVDAVLEKIYAHVYISAEKVEAPKLIEAIITQ